From Skermanella sp. TT6, a single genomic window includes:
- a CDS encoding multicopper oxidase domain-containing protein, protein MKYGSVFAVFTTATASLTSLAAAQTSDPGDLPTGDDADFDLEIVDVDVELIDGSTVPMYAFAHAGKPPSIPGPILRVKQGDTVRIDIRNSSSRPHGFQILGQNMSAIVGLAPSEGDGEDKARVEFTATKPGTYFYVDGDNAPVNRVLGLHGALIVEPANGYADGKVRKKPMPYPPGTATTNMKSLFTALGEATIDGKPARFPGKPWQAGREYVWIFNQIDPVMCRRIAAGEVLSASEFQEQFHPRYFTINGLCGMDAAHDKATCPTGHVGEPALLRTMNAGLATHCPHIHGNHVFVLTQSNANGVPVYQQDIYEHDVWLMPPMMIKDVLLPFTTPPDLPPAPWKMVQEKYPLQYPMHCHNEISQTSAGGSYPMGLMTDWEIEGPLVTS, encoded by the coding sequence TTGAAGTATGGCAGTGTCTTTGCTGTGTTCACCACGGCCACCGCTTCCCTGACGTCCTTGGCTGCTGCGCAGACATCCGATCCTGGCGACTTGCCAACCGGCGATGACGCCGATTTCGACCTGGAAATCGTTGACGTTGATGTTGAGCTGATCGACGGCAGCACCGTGCCGATGTACGCGTTCGCCCATGCAGGAAAGCCGCCGTCGATACCGGGCCCGATCCTCCGGGTTAAGCAGGGAGACACGGTCCGTATCGACATCCGGAACTCCAGTTCCCGCCCTCACGGCTTCCAGATCCTGGGCCAGAACATGTCCGCCATCGTCGGCCTAGCCCCGAGTGAGGGCGACGGCGAAGACAAGGCTCGGGTCGAGTTCACGGCAACGAAGCCGGGAACCTATTTCTACGTGGACGGCGACAACGCTCCGGTCAACCGCGTGCTCGGCCTGCACGGCGCGCTGATCGTGGAACCGGCGAACGGCTATGCCGACGGCAAAGTCAGGAAGAAACCGATGCCCTATCCGCCGGGAACCGCAACGACGAACATGAAGTCGCTGTTCACGGCGCTCGGCGAGGCAACCATCGACGGCAAACCGGCCCGCTTCCCTGGCAAACCTTGGCAGGCCGGACGCGAGTATGTCTGGATCTTCAACCAGATTGACCCGGTCATGTGCCGCCGGATTGCCGCCGGGGAAGTACTCTCGGCATCGGAGTTCCAGGAGCAATTCCATCCCCGCTACTTCACGATCAACGGCCTGTGCGGCATGGACGCGGCGCATGACAAGGCCACGTGCCCGACCGGGCATGTCGGCGAGCCGGCGCTGCTGCGCACGATGAACGCCGGCCTGGCGACGCACTGTCCGCACATTCACGGCAACCATGTTTTCGTGCTGACCCAGAGCAACGCCAATGGCGTTCCCGTCTATCAGCAGGACATCTACGAACACGACGTCTGGCTCATGCCGCCCATGATGATCAAGGATGTCCTGCTTCCCTTCACCACCCCGCCGGACCTGCCGCCCGCGCCCTGGAAAATGGTGCAGGAGAAATACCCTCTCCAGTACCCCATGCACTGCCACAACGAAATCTCCCAGACTTCCGCCGGCGGCTCCTATCCGATGGGCTTGATGACGGACTGGGAAATCGAGGGGCCACTGGTAACCAGCTGA
- a CDS encoding multicopper oxidase domain-containing protein, whose product MTIIYRPIFDPLEFDTFGCHPFEDDPATPDRTNRQVFVRRQVADWNVDMKDGSQLQFWGFKDPDISGSDSPWPSKIIRVKQGQIFHCEFKPTKGAHTIHWHGIEPTPMNDGVGHTSFEVKSSYVYQWCAHQAGTYLYHCHKNTVLHFEMGMYGVLIVDPLTKPSDTRNPNYLYDPLPGDLTPGITPGAPYGAESILVFDDVDPVWHKLDHNAGMCGDDVGLDKFNPTYFLINGVHNGLSQIDRRTVTTTQAGKNVLVRLANASYSRLYVTLPVDAWIVEVDGRPLRVNRAKGAFAGPRKLAANTRLEIAVAQRYALWIPNIPRGDHRITGHFHHWITNKRHFDGTAVAKIIAT is encoded by the coding sequence ATGACAATCATTTACCGCCCTATTTTCGATCCCCTCGAGTTCGATACTTTCGGCTGCCACCCGTTCGAAGACGATCCCGCGACGCCTGACCGGACCAACCGGCAGGTCTTCGTGCGCCGCCAGGTCGCCGACTGGAACGTCGATATGAAGGACGGCTCGCAGCTGCAGTTCTGGGGCTTCAAGGATCCGGATATCTCCGGCAGCGACTCGCCGTGGCCGTCCAAGATCATCCGGGTCAAGCAGGGCCAGATCTTCCATTGCGAGTTCAAGCCGACCAAGGGCGCCCACACCATCCACTGGCACGGCATCGAACCCACGCCCATGAACGACGGCGTCGGCCACACCTCGTTCGAGGTCAAGAGCAGCTACGTCTACCAGTGGTGCGCCCACCAGGCCGGCACGTACCTCTACCACTGCCACAAGAACACTGTGTTGCACTTCGAGATGGGCATGTACGGCGTGCTCATCGTCGATCCGCTCACCAAACCCTCGGACACGAGGAACCCGAACTACCTCTACGATCCCCTGCCGGGTGACTTGACCCCCGGCATCACCCCCGGAGCACCCTACGGGGCGGAGTCGATCCTGGTGTTCGACGACGTCGATCCGGTGTGGCACAAGCTCGACCACAACGCCGGTATGTGCGGCGACGACGTCGGACTCGACAAGTTCAATCCGACGTACTTCCTGATCAACGGCGTCCACAACGGACTGTCGCAGATCGACAGGCGGACTGTCACCACGACCCAGGCCGGCAAGAACGTGCTGGTCCGTCTCGCCAACGCCTCCTACAGCCGGCTCTACGTGACGCTCCCCGTCGATGCCTGGATCGTCGAGGTCGATGGTCGTCCGCTTCGGGTAAACCGGGCCAAAGGTGCCTTCGCGGGACCCAGGAAGCTCGCCGCGAACACCCGGCTCGAGATCGCTGTGGCACAGCGCTATGCCCTCTGGATCCCGAACATCCCGAGGGGTGATCACAGGATTACCGGCCATTTCCATCACTGGATCACCAACAAGCGGCATTTCGACGGGACGGCCGTCGCCAAGATCATCGCCACCTGA
- a CDS encoding SCO family protein, protein MRTKFFLKSSGRAAVLATLLMGGTALYFGTLAMSASATQDQGAHGAAVQAAEPQAGGGHGSGHGSSEQANPEEAQSGSQGSGHGSGYGAHSGWPEPRQLGGDFSLTDHTGRKVTLADFKGKAAAFYFGYAQCGDICPIIGTKLGMAVDLMGDKADQINIAMVSVDDRNDGPKELAAFVAKQHPRLIGLSGTRGEIYDIAAKFRVRRDYVTQNQVAKEGEEQAEAHSGGAHASGAESPQTSHEAASGQTHEGAAAVQTAGSTTEAQAKTTTPRETTPGQRIRIRSASDDATRLHNMAMAHTTHIYLLNKNGQVVRYIYPSMTPENLAKRLTDLVDEG, encoded by the coding sequence ATGCGGACCAAATTTTTTCTGAAAAGCTCCGGGCGGGCGGCGGTCCTGGCGACCCTCCTGATGGGCGGCACGGCATTGTACTTCGGCACTCTGGCAATGTCCGCTAGCGCAACCCAGGACCAGGGCGCTCACGGCGCAGCCGTCCAGGCCGCTGAGCCGCAAGCCGGCGGCGGACACGGCTCGGGACATGGGTCTTCCGAACAGGCAAACCCCGAGGAAGCCCAGTCGGGCAGCCAGGGCTCCGGGCACGGCAGCGGCTACGGCGCTCATAGCGGCTGGCCGGAGCCGCGGCAGCTCGGCGGTGACTTCAGCCTGACCGACCATACGGGCCGCAAAGTCACTCTGGCCGATTTCAAGGGCAAGGCTGCCGCCTTCTACTTCGGCTATGCGCAGTGCGGCGACATTTGCCCGATCATCGGCACCAAGCTCGGCATGGCGGTCGATCTGATGGGCGACAAAGCGGATCAGATCAACATCGCCATGGTCAGTGTCGATGACCGCAACGATGGTCCGAAGGAACTCGCCGCCTTCGTTGCCAAGCAGCACCCGCGCTTAATCGGCCTGTCCGGAACCCGCGGGGAGATCTACGACATCGCGGCCAAGTTCCGGGTTCGCCGGGACTATGTGACACAGAACCAGGTTGCCAAGGAAGGCGAGGAGCAGGCCGAAGCTCACAGCGGCGGCGCCCACGCAAGTGGAGCGGAGAGTCCCCAGACCTCCCATGAGGCGGCTTCCGGGCAGACTCATGAGGGCGCAGCAGCCGTGCAGACCGCGGGCAGCACGACTGAAGCCCAAGCCAAGACCACTACCCCAAGAGAGACGACTCCGGGCCAGCGGATCAGGATCCGATCCGCCTCGGACGACGCAACGCGGCTGCACAACATGGCGATGGCGCATACCACGCACATCTACCTGCTGAACAAGAATGGCCAGGTGGTTCGATACATCTATCCCAGCATGACGCCGGAAAACCTCGCCAAGCGCCTCACCGATCTGGTTGACGAAGGCTGA
- a CDS encoding TMEM43 family protein → MVLFMAASVAFLFLSFVLVSIHAWFYTDAAVRAAHVGTLQSLLASDEPARPNSDLAGRVVYVRGTAAASQPITDTSLGVTFERALAVQRIVERYRSGRKTGWIPEETQYIPSPGARLDGWALTEALLAAAPSALETLRPGEDYQPPTGMVLSDSDSYGVFQPSGKAQSSDPVYRPAAGDRRVVYRVLRDGPLSVIAAVDKSGHGLVPLRMDQDDLALVAKGSVDAAAIIDDALEDANAARVEATLWALAAGWAVFMIPAFWAPMRRWIGLTLVPLAGVMATLGAAMAAAVPGGLGGSFFAGQAVATGYVLLVGLLAWRRGTLR, encoded by the coding sequence ATGGTTCTGTTCATGGCGGCGTCGGTAGCTTTTCTCTTCCTGAGCTTCGTGCTCGTCAGCATCCACGCTTGGTTCTATACCGACGCCGCAGTGCGGGCGGCGCATGTGGGCACGCTTCAGTCGCTGCTCGCCAGCGACGAACCTGCCAGACCGAATTCGGATCTGGCCGGGCGTGTCGTCTACGTTCGAGGGACCGCAGCCGCCAGTCAGCCGATTACCGACACCAGTCTGGGCGTCACCTTCGAGCGGGCGTTGGCCGTCCAACGTATCGTGGAACGCTACCGCAGCGGGCGTAAAACAGGATGGATCCCCGAGGAGACGCAGTACATACCGTCGCCCGGCGCGCGTCTAGACGGTTGGGCTTTGACCGAGGCGCTCCTTGCTGCGGCGCCCTCGGCGCTGGAGACCTTGCGCCCGGGTGAGGATTACCAGCCGCCCACGGGCATGGTGCTCTCCGACAGCGACTCCTATGGCGTCTTTCAACCAAGCGGCAAAGCTCAATCCTCCGATCCCGTGTACCGTCCGGCGGCCGGCGACCGTCGGGTTGTATACCGGGTGTTGCGGGACGGTCCCTTGAGCGTAATCGCCGCGGTTGACAAAAGCGGCCACGGACTGGTCCCGCTTCGCATGGACCAGGACGATCTGGCGCTCGTGGCGAAGGGGAGCGTCGATGCCGCGGCCATAATCGACGATGCATTGGAGGACGCCAACGCAGCGCGTGTCGAGGCAACGCTCTGGGCGCTTGCCGCCGGGTGGGCGGTGTTCATGATCCCGGCATTCTGGGCACCAATGCGGCGCTGGATTGGCCTGACCCTTGTCCCCCTGGCCGGTGTCATGGCGACACTCGGTGCCGCTATGGCCGCGGCCGTACCGGGTGGCCTCGGGGGCAGCTTTTTCGCTGGTCAGGCCGTTGCGACCGGCTACGTGCTGCTGGTCGGGCTCCTTGCCTGGCGGCGCGGCACCCTGCGCTGA
- a CDS encoding cation diffusion facilitator family transporter, whose translation MVLTGGFMFAEVVGGLVSGSLALIADAGHMLTDFASLALAWFAFRLARRPADLKRSYGYHRFQVLAAFVNGISLFVISAWITVEAVGRLFDPVEVLGGQMLVVAILGLLVNIAAFWILHRGGEENLNVRGAALHVLGDMLGSVGAIAAALIILWTGWTPIDPILSVVVVLLILRGAWRVTKESGHILLEGTPDGIDSARVGAAVRCVAGVIDVHHVHAWSLTSERRMITLHAVVDEAADQNEAVAAINHALKERFGFDHATVQVERGACAHGEDCRQS comes from the coding sequence ATGGTGCTGACCGGCGGCTTCATGTTCGCCGAGGTCGTCGGCGGTCTCGTCTCCGGCTCGCTGGCCCTGATCGCCGACGCCGGGCATATGCTGACCGACTTCGCCTCCCTTGCGTTGGCCTGGTTCGCATTCCGTCTGGCCAGACGCCCGGCCGACCTCAAGCGGTCCTACGGTTACCACCGGTTCCAGGTGCTCGCCGCTTTCGTGAACGGTATCTCACTGTTCGTCATCTCGGCCTGGATTACCGTCGAGGCTGTCGGCCGTCTGTTCGATCCAGTCGAGGTGCTCGGCGGGCAGATGCTCGTCGTCGCGATCCTGGGCCTGCTGGTGAACATAGCCGCGTTCTGGATCCTGCATCGGGGCGGGGAGGAGAACCTGAATGTTCGCGGAGCCGCGCTCCACGTCCTCGGGGACATGCTGGGATCGGTCGGCGCGATCGCCGCGGCCCTCATCATCCTGTGGACAGGCTGGACTCCCATCGACCCGATCCTGTCGGTCGTGGTCGTTCTTCTCATCCTGCGCGGCGCCTGGAGGGTGACCAAGGAGTCCGGGCATATCCTTCTGGAGGGCACGCCAGACGGCATCGACAGTGCGCGTGTCGGCGCCGCCGTCCGCTGCGTCGCCGGCGTCATCGACGTCCACCATGTTCATGCCTGGTCGCTCACCAGCGAGCGCCGGATGATCACTCTGCACGCGGTCGTGGACGAGGCAGCGGACCAGAACGAGGCCGTTGCAGCCATCAATCACGCCTTGAAGGAGCGGTTCGGCTTCGACCACGCAACCGTTCAGGTCGAGCGCGGAGCCTGCGCGCATGGCGAGGATTGTCGCCAGTCCTGA
- a CDS encoding protein-disulfide reductase DsbD family protein, with the protein MTAGLGIRSVAAVLAMAAAWFGSPAAAATGEWSSHDTLQARLVSPVEAGGDRETIPVGLHLMLADGWKTYWRSPGDAGAPPTVDWSASANVAGVDWRWPAPHRFTLFGLETFGYDREVVFPLDIRVERQGEPVALRGRADVLVCSTVCIPVSLEIALDLPSGPAAADAEAANLVARFEAQVPDDGVHSGLEVEAASVETGKPGALAVRIASSRPMVEPDVLVEGGDWTFGKPEFSFAPDGHGATARLPVTSGPDLVTMPGRMFVVTVTDGPRAAEARVRVAASKTGGTGIGDLVPILLLALLGGLVLNLMPCVLPVLSLKLLSVIDRHDAGRRRVRLGFLTTAAGVVTSMLLLAGMLIGLKLAGSVVGWGVQFQQPLFLVAMAAVLVAFSASLAGGLDISLPSRFATVLGRAGGSGHAGDFATGAFATLLATPCSAPFVGTAVGFALARGPVEILTIFAALGVGLASPYLLVAAFPRLVSLMPRPGRWMATLRRVLAVALLGTAAWLLAVLAAQTSWQAAFVIAGTLAVLGAALILRNRLGFPATLGLVAVSLSAAVASPAMMGKPAETSVTATAWAPFDQAEIGRLVAQGRTVFVDVTADWCITCQANKSLVIDRGEVADALTAPGVVPMRADWTRPDPRISDYLARNDRYGIPFNAVYGPGAPSGIVLPELLSTETVLEALGRARGASTLNSQNIKGGLEVNASDDAPQAR; encoded by the coding sequence ATGACGGCGGGCCTGGGCATCCGAAGCGTCGCGGCAGTGCTCGCCATGGCAGCTGCGTGGTTCGGCAGTCCTGCCGCCGCCGCGACCGGTGAATGGTCGAGCCACGACACCCTGCAGGCCCGGCTAGTCTCGCCCGTGGAGGCTGGCGGCGATCGGGAAACCATTCCGGTGGGCCTGCACCTGATGCTCGCGGACGGCTGGAAAACCTATTGGCGTTCGCCCGGCGATGCCGGTGCGCCGCCGACGGTGGACTGGTCGGCCTCTGCGAACGTCGCCGGGGTGGACTGGCGATGGCCCGCGCCGCACCGCTTCACCTTGTTCGGGCTGGAGACCTTCGGTTATGACCGTGAGGTCGTCTTCCCGCTCGACATCCGGGTCGAACGTCAGGGTGAGCCGGTGGCCCTGCGCGGCCGAGCAGACGTGCTGGTGTGCAGCACCGTCTGCATCCCGGTCTCCCTGGAGATCGCACTCGACCTGCCATCCGGGCCGGCTGCGGCCGACGCCGAAGCCGCCAACCTGGTCGCCCGCTTCGAAGCGCAGGTGCCCGACGACGGCGTACACTCAGGCCTGGAGGTCGAGGCAGCTTCGGTCGAGACCGGCAAGCCGGGGGCCCTGGCGGTTCGCATCGCCTCCAGCAGGCCGATGGTCGAACCCGACGTGCTGGTCGAGGGCGGTGACTGGACGTTCGGCAAGCCGGAGTTCTCATTCGCACCGGATGGCCACGGGGCCACGGCCAGACTGCCGGTCACGTCCGGTCCGGATCTGGTGACCATGCCTGGCAGGATGTTTGTGGTCACCGTGACGGACGGCCCAAGGGCTGCAGAAGCCCGGGTCAGGGTCGCCGCATCAAAGACCGGCGGCACGGGTATTGGTGACTTGGTTCCAATCCTTCTCCTGGCGCTGCTCGGCGGGCTTGTACTGAACCTGATGCCGTGTGTGCTGCCGGTGCTCAGCCTGAAGCTGCTGTCGGTGATCGACCGACACGACGCCGGGCGTCGTCGCGTGCGGCTGGGCTTCCTGACGACGGCCGCGGGGGTCGTGACCTCCATGCTCCTGCTGGCGGGCATGCTCATCGGCCTGAAACTTGCGGGATCCGTCGTCGGTTGGGGCGTGCAATTCCAGCAGCCGCTGTTCCTGGTGGCCATGGCCGCCGTGCTGGTCGCCTTCTCCGCCAGCCTTGCGGGTGGTCTCGACATTTCCCTGCCATCCCGTTTCGCCACGGTCCTGGGGCGCGCGGGCGGGAGCGGACATGCCGGCGACTTCGCAACCGGGGCCTTCGCGACCCTGCTGGCGACGCCGTGCTCGGCCCCGTTCGTCGGCACCGCCGTGGGCTTCGCACTGGCGCGCGGTCCGGTGGAGATCCTGACCATCTTCGCCGCACTGGGCGTCGGTCTGGCATCGCCCTACCTGCTGGTTGCAGCCTTTCCACGGCTGGTCAGCCTCATGCCGCGGCCCGGTCGGTGGATGGCCACGCTTCGCCGGGTGTTGGCCGTAGCACTCCTCGGGACCGCGGCATGGCTGCTGGCGGTGCTGGCGGCCCAGACCTCCTGGCAAGCCGCCTTCGTCATCGCAGGCACCCTGGCCGTGCTCGGCGCGGCACTGATCCTCCGGAACCGCCTCGGCTTCCCGGCGACGCTGGGGCTGGTGGCGGTGTCGCTGTCCGCCGCGGTGGCGTCCCCGGCGATGATGGGCAAGCCTGCGGAAACATCCGTGACGGCGACGGCATGGGCACCATTCGACCAGGCCGAGATCGGCCGGCTGGTCGCACAGGGAAGGACGGTGTTCGTGGACGTGACGGCTGACTGGTGTATCACCTGCCAGGCGAACAAGTCGCTGGTCATCGACCGGGGCGAGGTCGCGGATGCGCTGACGGCCCCGGGCGTGGTGCCGATGCGGGCCGACTGGACGCGTCCCGACCCACGGATCTCGGACTACCTGGCCCGGAACGACCGCTACGGCATTCCGTTCAACGCCGTCTACGGACCCGGCGCGCCGAGCGGGATCGTCCTGCCGGAACTCCTGTCAACAGAGACCGTCCTTGAGGCGCTTGGGCGAGCACGGGGCGCTTCCACCCTGAATTCACAGAACATCAAGGGCGGTCTTGAGGTGAACGCTTCCGACGATGCGCCACAAGCGCGATGA
- a CDS encoding DsbA family protein — protein MPLNRTLRAAVLAASCLFSGAAFAQTPTVPQTATAPRALGSPDAPVEVIEYASLTCHHCATFHNEVLAQVKKELIDTGKVRLVYRDFPLDRIALEAAILARCVAPERYFPVLSVLFSKQEDWSHGKDPVEALARIGALAGLSRPAYDACRADKALQDSIVQSRLEGEQKHGVESTPSFVIDGKTYKGVLPIDEFKKAVEPLLPKP, from the coding sequence ATGCCCCTGAACCGAACCCTTCGCGCCGCCGTCCTGGCGGCCTCGTGCCTGTTCTCCGGCGCCGCCTTTGCCCAAACGCCGACTGTCCCGCAGACCGCCACAGCGCCCCGCGCGCTGGGCAGCCCGGACGCGCCGGTCGAGGTGATCGAGTATGCCTCACTGACCTGTCACCACTGCGCGACCTTCCACAACGAGGTCCTGGCGCAGGTGAAGAAGGAACTGATCGACACCGGCAAGGTCCGCCTCGTCTACCGCGACTTCCCCCTGGACCGTATAGCCCTGGAAGCGGCGATCCTGGCACGGTGCGTAGCACCTGAGCGCTATTTTCCGGTCCTCTCGGTCCTGTTCTCGAAGCAGGAGGATTGGTCCCACGGGAAGGACCCGGTCGAGGCTCTGGCGCGCATCGGCGCACTGGCCGGCCTGTCACGCCCTGCCTACGACGCCTGCCGGGCCGACAAGGCGCTTCAGGACTCCATCGTCCAGTCCCGCTTGGAGGGCGAGCAGAAGCACGGAGTGGAATCGACCCCCTCCTTCGTGATCGACGGCAAGACCTACAAGGGCGTGCTCCCGATCGATGAGTTCAAGAAGGCTGTCGAACCGCTGCTGCCGAAGCCCTGA
- a CDS encoding SCO family protein, protein MANLRNLRFFLWALVGMVVISAALLTWLVSRDVPLREGLVEPGRPMAEGADWRLLDETGRAFTPDDLRAKPTLVVFGFTHCPDVCPTSLSYVASTLQALGPQAEAVRPLFVTVDPERDTADVMAEYTDLFDPRIVGVTGAPDQVVAALKSLGAYSRKVPQDDGGYTMDHTATMLLLDDEGRPRSTLDIHEKPEVAAGKLRLLLENS, encoded by the coding sequence ATGGCCAACCTGAGAAACCTCCGCTTCTTCCTGTGGGCGCTCGTCGGCATGGTCGTTATCTCGGCCGCCTTGCTGACCTGGCTGGTATCGCGCGACGTACCATTGCGCGAGGGCTTGGTCGAACCCGGTCGTCCGATGGCCGAAGGAGCTGACTGGCGGCTCCTGGACGAGACGGGCAGAGCCTTCACGCCCGATGACTTGCGGGCCAAGCCAACGCTGGTGGTGTTCGGTTTCACGCACTGTCCCGACGTCTGCCCGACCTCGCTGTCCTACGTGGCGAGCACGCTCCAGGCGCTCGGCCCGCAGGCGGAGGCGGTACGACCCTTGTTCGTGACGGTCGATCCGGAGCGCGACACGGCCGACGTCATGGCCGAGTATACCGACCTGTTCGATCCGCGCATCGTCGGCGTGACCGGCGCCCCGGATCAGGTCGTTGCCGCCCTCAAGAGCCTGGGCGCCTATTCGCGCAAGGTTCCCCAGGACGACGGGGGCTACACCATGGACCATACGGCGACGATGCTGCTGCTGGACGATGAGGGCCGTCCGCGCTCGACCCTCGACATCCACGAGAAGCCGGAGGTCGCCGCCGGCAAACTCCGCCTCCTGCTTGAGAACTCATGA
- a CDS encoding copper chaperone PCu(A)C yields MLTPVAYAAEVTAGALVVEQAWARATTPSAKTGATYLEVRNTGPEPDSILSMETPVAGHAVAHQTRQEGDVSRMSEAGPLSVPPGGALEMKPGGTHIMLMDLKGGLKLGQQFPLTITFEKAGQVEVPVKVGKPGAMGPE; encoded by the coding sequence ATGCTCACCCCGGTGGCGTACGCCGCCGAGGTAACCGCAGGTGCCCTGGTTGTCGAGCAGGCCTGGGCGCGCGCCACCACACCGTCCGCCAAGACCGGCGCCACCTATCTGGAGGTCAGGAACACCGGCCCCGAGCCCGACAGCATCCTGTCCATGGAAACGCCGGTTGCGGGCCATGCCGTGGCCCACCAGACCAGACAGGAAGGCGACGTTTCGCGCATGAGCGAGGCTGGTCCGCTCAGTGTCCCGCCTGGCGGCGCGCTGGAGATGAAGCCCGGCGGGACGCACATCATGCTGATGGATCTCAAGGGCGGACTGAAGCTCGGCCAGCAGTTCCCGTTGACCATCACCTTCGAGAAGGCCGGACAGGTCGAGGTCCCGGTCAAGGTCGGCAAGCCCGGCGCCATGGGACCGGAGTGA
- the lspA gene encoding signal peptidase II has protein sequence MTNSENAASRRTGLWLALAIALLAAAADQASKRVILEHVMDPPRLIEVTPFFNLTLGFNRGVSFGMLSSDEALGPWLLVGLTLGIVAALIVWARRVGSRIEAAAIGGVIGGAIGNVIDRVRQGAVTDFLDFHALGWHWPAFNLADAAIFCGVAALLLHSWAADRAADKKVNAQPLCTRIENDKSEA, from the coding sequence ATGACGAACTCTGAAAACGCCGCAAGCAGAAGGACTGGCCTATGGCTGGCGCTGGCGATTGCCCTCCTTGCGGCGGCCGCCGATCAGGCATCCAAGCGGGTGATCCTTGAGCATGTCATGGATCCTCCGCGTCTCATCGAGGTGACCCCGTTCTTCAACCTGACACTTGGCTTCAACCGCGGGGTCAGCTTCGGGATGCTCAGCAGTGACGAGGCGCTCGGCCCCTGGCTACTGGTCGGCCTCACCCTGGGCATAGTGGCCGCTCTCATCGTGTGGGCCCGCCGTGTCGGCAGCCGGATCGAGGCCGCGGCCATCGGCGGCGTCATTGGCGGCGCCATCGGCAACGTGATCGACCGAGTGCGTCAGGGAGCGGTGACCGATTTCCTGGATTTCCACGCGCTCGGCTGGCACTGGCCCGCCTTCAACCTGGCCGACGCAGCCATCTTCTGCGGCGTCGCGGCATTGCTGCTGCATTCGTGGGCTGCTGATCGTGCCGCCGACAAGAAGGTCAACGCGCAGCCGCTGTGCACCCGCATTGAGAATGACAAGAGCGAGGCATGA